Genomic segment of Rhodocaloribacter litoris:
CCAGCGCCAGGCCCCGCTGCCGGGCCATCGGCCGGAAAAGCCGGGCAACTTCCTCCACCTCGGCCCCCACGTCGAGCACCTCCAGCTCGACCTTCAGCTTGTTGGCCTCCAGTTGTGCCAGGGCCAGCACCGAGTTGAGCGTATCCATGAGCCGCTTGCTGCTGGTCTGAATCAACTCGGCGAATTCGCGGTGCGCCCCCTCGACTTCCTTCGCCAGCACCGAGGCGTAGCCGATGACCGCCGTCAGCGGGGTGCGGATCTCGTGGCTCATGTTGGCCAGAAAGGCCGACTTCAGGTGGGCCATCTCCTCGGCATGTTCCTTCGCCTGCTCCAGGGCCTGTTCGTACTGTTTCTGCTCGGTGATGTCCCGCAGAAAGCCGGTGTATTTCTTCTCTCCGCCGAACTCGAAGGCGCTGACGGCCAGCGCGAACGTCCGGGTTTCGCCGTTTTTGCGGCGGCCGAGCACCTCGTGTTCCCGGCCGGCGGCCTCCCGGAAGAGGGCGAGCACCTCGTCTCCCTTCTCTTCGCCGGGAGCCGGTGCCAGCAGCCGGTCGATCCGGCGGCCGAGCACCTCTTCGGCCCGGTAGCCGAGCAGCCGTTCGGCGGCCCGGTTGAACGTCTCGATGCGGCCCTCGGTGTCGATGACGAGGATGCCTTCGGCCGAGGTTTCCAGGATGGTGCGCTGCCGCTGCTCTTTGTCTTCGAGCTGATGCATCTGGTGGCGGATCTGCGCTTCCATCGTCTCGAAGGTGCGGGCGAGCAGGCCGAACTCGTCGCGCCGTTGTGTGGGCAGGCGGGCGCGCCACCCGTCCCGGCCGAAGTGGGAGAGGGCTTCGGTGATCTGGCTCAGCGGGCGTGTCAGCAAGCTGGTGAAGCCAAGGACCAGCAGCGTGGCGCCGAAGCAGAAGAGCAGGGTGATGATCACGCTGCGGTTGCGCACCTGTCGCACGCCCGCCAGGATGGTTTCATGCGGTGAGGTGACGGCCAGGATGAGGTGGTGCCGGTCGATGCCCCGGTCATAGACCATCGTGCTGAAATAGGCGATGAGGGCCGTACCGGCACCGGGCAGGCCATCCAGGTCGATGCCGAAGCGGGTCCGCTGGTCGGTGGCCGCCGCCAGCAGCGGGGCCGCTACCGGGAAGGCGTCTTGCAGCCGGTGTTCATACGGGGGCGATGCGTCCGAGCGGAACAGGAGTTGCCCGTCGGCGCCGGCGATGTAGAGCGTCTTGTCCGGGGAGACGAGGTCGGCAAACCCGGCCAGTATCGTTTTCAGGTCGACCGATACCACGATCAGGCCGAAGCGCTCGCCTTCAGGGGAGAACACGGGGGTAGCCGCGTGCAGCACGGGAGACAGCCCCGGCCGGTCTTCGCAGTCGTGCCCGCCGATTTCCGACAGGTAGAGCGTCCCCGGTTCCAGGGCGGAGGCTTCGCGCAGGTAGGCTTCGGTCCTGGTGGTGCGCAGCCGGTTCCACGGCACGCGCACCACCGCGCCGTCCTGCTTCACCACACGCACCAGCTCCCGCGGTGTGCCGCGCAGCTCGAAAAAAACCGCTTCCCTGTAGGCCGGACGGCTTTCGAGGAAGGCTTCGAAGATGCTGGCCAGTTGCTCGCGCCACTCCAGGTCGGACAGGGCCGTTTCCCGGTCGAGCATGAAGCCGGTGCGTTGCTGGCGGCGTGCGCGTGTGATGCCCTGCACCGGGGGCGTGTTGGCCAGGAAGAGCACGTCCTTGCGGATGGCCGATCGGCTGGCCGCGAAACGCAGGTCGATGAGTTCGGCCGTGTGGGCCAGGCGGTCGGTGGCCGCCTCCATCAGTGACTTCCGGGCCCCCTGGTACACCATGTACCCGAGGGTCCCGGTCACAAGGAACGTGAGCGCAGAAAAGATAACGGCAAAGCGGCTTCCGATTCCCCAGTGCATGGCCGGTTTCCTCCCCTCCTCCCGTGAGGCCAAATCGTTCGGACAATCATTGCTTTGATTACTACTTTCACGAAGCACATCTCTCGTTTGGACTGCATGGCGCTGGCCGTCCGTTCTCGGAGCGGATCCGCCGGCCCGCAGAAGGTGTCGGTTCTCCTACCTTCTGCCGCCTCGGGGAACAAATACCGTGCAAATTTGGGGAGGAGGCGCGGTGCCCGGGCCCTTTTTCAGCGTCATTCCGCTTTTTATCCCCGCGGGCCGGCGCAGTGAAGAAGGGGGCGAACGGCGGGAACGGAAATATTTTCCTCCGGCGGGCCCGACGTGGCGATGCCCGTGAGCGCGCCTCAAAGGTTGAAGACCGGCTCGAAGTCCCGGAGGGGCAAGCCGTGCGCCGCGGAGGGCAGGCGCCGCGGGTCGCGTTCCAGTTCGAGTTCGTAGGCGACCCGGTCGCTCCGGTAATAGCGTTGCTGGTAGTAGATGTGGCGGTCGCCGTGGGTGGTCGAGAGGCGGGTGATCAGCAGCAGGGCGCGTCCTTCGGCGACGCCGAGCGTGGCTGCCAGTTCGGCATCGGCGTTGACGGCTTCGATGCGGTAGCGCCCGCGCAGCACCGGCACCCCGTAGTTGTGTTCGAGGATATGGTAGATGGTTTCGGTTTCGAGGTCGTGTCCTTCGAGCAGCTGGGCATAGAAGACCGGCAGCCACGTCCGGTCGAAGGCCACGGGCTCGCCGTTTCCGAGGCGGCGTCGATCCAGCCGGATGACGGTGGTGCCTTCGTCCAGGCCGAGGGCCCGGGCGACCTCCGGCGGGGCCGGCACCGGGCCGTGAAAGAGCACCTGCGACGACGGCGTGAGCCCGGCCTGGGTCATGTCTTCCACGAAGTCGGTCAGGCGGACGAGCCCCTGCCGCACCCGCTGATCCCGGACGAACGAGCCCAGTCCCTGCCGCCGGTAGATCAGCCCCTCGTTTTCAAGCGTTTGCAGGGCCCGCCGCACCGTGATGCGGCTGACACCGAAGCGTTTGCCGAGCTGGCTTTCGGAGGGAAGCCGGGAATCCACCTCATAGACCCCCTGTTCGATCTGTTCCCGCAGCCAGTCGCTCAACTGTTCGTGCCGCGGACGTCCCGGTTTCAGCATACCCACCTCGCTGTTCTTATCATGGGTTCGTCTCCACCGGCAGCCCGTCCGGAGACGATACAGGTCATGACAGGTTAAGATAGGCTTTTTTTCATCCATCCGCACCCACCTTTCGGTTGCCCATGAGCTCTTCAGACGCGTTCAAGGACGAAGTGTACACGGTGCTGCCGTTCCTGCGTACGGCCCCTGCCGCTCTGCGCGAGGCGTTCTTCGCCCGGGCGATCCGCGCCGACATGCCGGCGGGACGCCACCTGTGTATGGAAGGCGACCGGTGCCTGCACCTGCCGATCGTGCTGGCCGGCAGCGCCCGCATCTACAAGATCGGCGGGCAGGGCCGCGAAATTACGCTCTACCGGCTCGAACCGGGCGACAGCTGCATCCTGACGGCCTCGTGTCTCATCGGTAACCACGACTTCCCGGCCTTCGCCATCACAGAGACGGATGTGGTGGCGGCGCTGGTTCCGGCCACGGACTTCCTCCGATGGCTGGGAGAACACGCGGCCTGGCGCACGTACGTGTTCGGCCTGCTCTGGAACCGACTCGTCGACGTCATCAGCCTCGTCGAGGAGGTCACCTTTCGGCGCATGGACGCCCGCCTGGCCGAGCACCTGCTCAAACTGACCGGCAACGTCGTGGGGACGATCCACACCACCCATGAGGCCCTCGCCGACGAACTGGGCACCGCCCGTGAGGTCGTCAGCCGCATTCTGAAGGAATTCGAGCGTCAGGGCTGGGTGGCCCTCTCCCGTGGCACCATCCGCGTCTGCGACCCCCGAGGGCTGCTCGGCAAGGCCCGGCAGAACTGAGGTGCTCTCGCGGCACAATGGGCGGCTGCTCGGTCACCCCGTGTGACCTTATCACAGAACACAACGGGGCAGTGGATCGATCTTTTTTTCATTCGGATGAAAAGGTCGCCAGAACCATGGATGCCTCGACCAGGCGCAAGCTGCTGATCGTCTGCCTGCTCTGTGCGGGGCTGATTGCCGGCCTGGTGCTGCTGGTCGAGGCCGTCTGGGGTGCGGCGCCCTCGTACCCACCAACCCTCGAGGTACTGCCATGACGAAGAACATGGGCTCCATCGACCGCATCCTCCGCGTAGCCGTCGCGGTGATTATCGGCGTGCTCCTCCTGACCGGCACGCTGCAGGGCACCCTGGCCACCATCCTGGGCATCCTCGCCATCGTTTTCCTGCTGACGAGCGCCATCGGCTTCTGCCCGCTCTACGCGCCGTTCAAACTGTCGACGCGCGGCAAAGAGGGCTGAACGGGGCGGGCTGAGCCGGGAAAAAAGCGTATCTTGGCGCGCTTTCGTTCACCTGTTCAGCCTGTCATGTCGCCGCCCTCACGCCCGGCCTTCACCGCCGACGACGCCGCACGCCTGGCCCGCACCCACTTCGGGCTGAGGGCCGAGGCCCGAGAACTGCCCAGTTATCTGGACCAGAACTTCCTCCTCCGGGCAGACGATGGGCACCGTTTCATCCTCAAGATCGCCCATGCGGAGGAAGACCCGGCCGTGCTGGACTTCCAGCAGGCCGTGCTGGCGCACCTGGCCACCCGTCCGCTCCCGCTGCGCCTGCCGCGCGTATGCCCGGCGCCCACGGGCGAGCGCCTCGTCCCCCTCACCGGCACCGACGGCCGGACGCATCGTGCCTGGCTCGTCACCTACCTCTCCGGCACGTTCCTCGCCGACCTGCCCCTTCGGTCCCCTGCGCTCCTACGCTCCCTCGGCCATGCCCTGGCTCACCTCGACAACGCCCTCGACGGATTCAGCCATCCGGCCATGAACCGTCCCCTGCCATGGGACGTGTGCCGATACGCTGACCTGTATGGGTTCCTCGGCGAACTGCCCGATTCGGATCAGCGGAGGCTTGTCGAGCGGTGGCTTCGGCGCGTTGAAGTGCACACCGCCCCGTTGCTCCCCGACCTCCCCCGGAGCGTCATCCACAACGACGCCAACGACCACAATGTCCTGGCCACCCCCGAAGCCGTCACCGGCCTGATCGACTTCGGCGACATGGTGCACACCGTCACGGTGGCCGAAGTCGCCATCGCCGCCACGTATGCCATGCTCGGCACGACGGACCCGATCGGGACGGCGGCCCAGGTGGTGGCCGGCTACCATGCCGCATATCCGCTGACCGGGGCGGAGGTCCGGGCTTTCTTCGGGCTGATCGCGATGCGCCTGT
This window contains:
- a CDS encoding phosphotransferase — its product is MSPPSRPAFTADDAARLARTHFGLRAEARELPSYLDQNFLLRADDGHRFILKIAHAEEDPAVLDFQQAVLAHLATRPLPLRLPRVCPAPTGERLVPLTGTDGRTHRAWLVTYLSGTFLADLPLRSPALLRSLGHALAHLDNALDGFSHPAMNRPLPWDVCRYADLYGFLGELPDSDQRRLVERWLRRVEVHTAPLLPDLPRSVIHNDANDHNVLATPEAVTGLIDFGDMVHTVTVAEVAIAATYAMLGTTDPIGTAAQVVAGYHAAYPLTGAEVRAFFGLIAMRLCTSVCLSAYRRRQDPHNAYLTVSEQPAWEMLERLAAVSFDEAEATFRRACALS
- a CDS encoding GntR family transcriptional regulator, whose amino-acid sequence is MLKPGRPRHEQLSDWLREQIEQGVYEVDSRLPSESQLGKRFGVSRITVRRALQTLENEGLIYRRQGLGSFVRDQRVRQGLVRLTDFVEDMTQAGLTPSSQVLFHGPVPAPPEVARALGLDEGTTVIRLDRRRLGNGEPVAFDRTWLPVFYAQLLEGHDLETETIYHILEHNYGVPVLRGRYRIEAVNADAELAATLGVAEGRALLLITRLSTTHGDRHIYYQQRYYRSDRVAYELELERDPRRLPSAAHGLPLRDFEPVFNL
- a CDS encoding ATP-binding protein, giving the protein MVYQGARKSLMEAATDRLAHTAELIDLRFAASRSAIRKDVLFLANTPPVQGITRARRQQRTGFMLDRETALSDLEWREQLASIFEAFLESRPAYREAVFFELRGTPRELVRVVKQDGAVVRVPWNRLRTTRTEAYLREASALEPGTLYLSEIGGHDCEDRPGLSPVLHAATPVFSPEGERFGLIVVSVDLKTILAGFADLVSPDKTLYIAGADGQLLFRSDASPPYEHRLQDAFPVAAPLLAAATDQRTRFGIDLDGLPGAGTALIAYFSTMVYDRGIDRHHLILAVTSPHETILAGVRQVRNRSVIITLLFCFGATLLVLGFTSLLTRPLSQITEALSHFGRDGWRARLPTQRRDEFGLLARTFETMEAQIRHQMHQLEDKEQRQRTILETSAEGILVIDTEGRIETFNRAAERLLGYRAEEVLGRRIDRLLAPAPGEEKGDEVLALFREAAGREHEVLGRRKNGETRTFALAVSAFEFGGEKKYTGFLRDITEQKQYEQALEQAKEHAEEMAHLKSAFLANMSHEIRTPLTAVIGYASVLAKEVEGAHREFAELIQTSSKRLMDTLNSVLALAQLEANKLKVELEVLDVGAEVEEVARLFRPMARQRGLALGFDRRPGAGDTRARLDRGALSSILQNLVGNALKFTEQGRITLTVDADDRHVYIHVQDTGVGIDPAFLPHLFDEFRQESTGMSRSHEGSGLGLSITRRLVELMQGEIRVQSRKGEGSTFTVVFPRVVPEPETPPASPDAEPGCVPPAIVPKEPPSAPVRLLVVEDNAENARLAQHVLQAIGSVTVARNAEEALRHAATGAYDLVLMDINLGSGFNGIDVLQKLRTIPACADTPVVALTAYALPGDRERFLELGFTDYLGKPFSGDELLQFVHHVLLEKA
- a CDS encoding Crp/Fnr family transcriptional regulator, which codes for MSSSDAFKDEVYTVLPFLRTAPAALREAFFARAIRADMPAGRHLCMEGDRCLHLPIVLAGSARIYKIGGQGREITLYRLEPGDSCILTASCLIGNHDFPAFAITETDVVAALVPATDFLRWLGEHAAWRTYVFGLLWNRLVDVISLVEEVTFRRMDARLAEHLLKLTGNVVGTIHTTHEALADELGTAREVVSRILKEFERQGWVALSRGTIRVCDPRGLLGKARQN
- a CDS encoding YgaP family membrane protein yields the protein MTKNMGSIDRILRVAVAVIIGVLLLTGTLQGTLATILGILAIVFLLTSAIGFCPLYAPFKLSTRGKEG